The genomic window aggaagtcagTGCCCCTTTCCCTCTGTGTACGGCTCCATCTCGCAGCCCAGCATAGGCTCGCTGCCGATGCCCTCCTGCTGGGGACGGGCTGGGGGAATCTCCTTGTCCTTCCCTCTGGCACGGAGGCAAATCCTATcttctccttgtccttcctcccccagaaaaggagctgagcacggacagcagggaggacaaatccccGCGGCACAGCCTCGGGCGAGAGGCCGTTTGCAGCGGCTCCACGGTGCAGGAATGCAacggggaggaaaagccccgcAGATCccgcagcaggaggggctgcaaacgcacagcccggggatcccagcaggaaagacCCAGCCCGCGCCGGGGAGGCGGCCGGAGctcggagctggggctgggtgagCAGCTTCACCatggggagaagccccacaagtgctcgCAATGTGGGAAGAGATTCGGGTTTATATCGGGTCTGATCAGACACCAGAGAATTCACACGGGGGAacggccctacgagtgtggggagtgtgggaagagattcaGTCAGAGCTCAAACCTGATTGTgcaccggcgcatccacactggggagagaccctacgagtgtgataaatgcaggaagggGTTTCACACCAGTTCCACTCTCCTGAGGCACTACCGCACTCACAAAGATGAGAGGCCTTATGAGTGCCCTGATTGTGGGAAGGGATTTAAACACAGCTCCACCCTCGTCCAGCATCGGCGCATCCACACCGGGGAGAGACCGTACGAGTgtcccgagtgtgggaagagcttctcaaGGGGCTCTCACTTGACCAAACACCAAAGGAGTCTCCACTGAGAGAAGCCCTGCGAGTGCCCCGAGCGCAGGAAGAGCTTCGtgcgctgctccagctccatcccccagggcaggatctgCGCTGcatgatccccagtgacccccggtgggcagagccccgctgagctctggtgctgctgatCCATGTTGGGAAaacacctggctgggggctccacatcctcctggctcccatcccagtccaattcccattccctctctcatttcctctccctgtcccgTATTCTCTGCCCGGTTGTCGTTCCCATATTCCCAGTCCCATATTTCCTGTGTGTTGGGAAGGGTAAGGATTTGATAGGAAGCTCTCAGAGATATTTATGTacaacatttccatttctataTTTCCAGTGCAGTTCCCATATTcctattcccaatcccattcccgtATTCAAATTTGCAATCCCTTTCCCATCTTCTAAATCGCCATCCCATATTCTCTCTCCAATTGCTATTTCCGTATTCCGTGTCCCGTTCCCATATTCCAATTCCCAGTTCCTCTTTTCATTCCCGATCCCAAGTCCCTGTACCCATTCCTAGATGTTGGACTGGAGAACACAGATGCAtctcagagagaaaacagattgcatg from Oenanthe melanoleuca isolate GR-GAL-2019-014 unplaced genomic scaffold, OMel1.0 S129, whole genome shotgun sequence includes these protein-coding regions:
- the LOC130266655 gene encoding zinc finger protein with KRAB and SCAN domains 8-like, which encodes MSREPQAEKELSTDSREDKSPRHSLGREAVCSGSTVQECNGEEKPRRSRSRRGCKRTARGSQQERPSPRRGGGRSSELGLGEQLHHGEKPHKCSQCGKRFGFISGLIRHQRIHTGERPYECGECGKRFSQSSNLIVHRRIHTGERPYECDKCRKGFHTSSTLLRHYRTHKDERPYECPDCGKGFKHSSTLVQHRRIHTGERPYECPECGKSFSRGSHLTKHQRSLH